From the genome of Hyperolius riggenbachi isolate aHypRig1 chromosome 9, aHypRig1.pri, whole genome shotgun sequence, one region includes:
- the LOC137533568 gene encoding uncharacterized protein gives MESSIQVMRADRDQLMIDVSDREAAIKSLEKDAEQNREAHHRLKQDFEELQQQYFKIKQAGRLDRSSSPCPPVLTPYDPKWQGMLDRMEAVCKTMNTMIDDSTRVPKDRHLDSSPERDMQMRAPRYDDSHKGHDSLADIDSDEFEADERKRESSPIPRRGKGTYKGDSNRGNNQYPQEKQSSASIIKFLNTAVPKFTKKGSAQIASHMELYESTMDSLNLSEADRIRFLPWVFDDRYRHYFTSFKERGIIRWQAVSHEVKLEFGPYRTNSEAKRDVYRLTCRPDQSPREFLSVLKNSYSLAYRNPNWESLDFKQAYYDALPTQIKLSMANELDFGNSLEKMVTSATLLFNISGSSNVSGRNNRKYPERRVDETKVKADLNLESQQKKIPPAKVPIQQGQRQQQNPNQNRPQHPKGSDRDSSGSGNQDYHPRFNRRYQGYQGYQGNQGSQGYRGYQRYREPQGYRRPQGYRRWDNRPRQQWERRQDPPNSPRGRSSPNSPRSGSPAGNRNDPRNQNPRRPNRFDQLVDQVNKLSDMMGKLAQGSAGRQHEDFLAGEAGPSSAN, from the coding sequence ATGGAATCAAGTATTCAGGTTATGagggctgatagagaccaattGATGATTGATGTGTCAGACAGGGAAGCagcgatcaaaagtctggaaaAAGACGCTGAACAAAATCGTGAAGCGCATCAcagacttaaacaggattttgaagaactacaacagcagtacttcaaaatcaaacaggcaggtagactcgatagatcatccagcccttgcccgccagtactcactccatatgacccaaaatggcaaggcatgttggatcgtatggagGCGGTATGTAAAACTATGAATACCATGATAgatgacagtacaagggtccctaaagatcgacatttggattcctctccagagagagatatgcaaatgagggcccctaggtatgacgattcccataaaggtcacgactcccttgctgatattgaTTCAGATGAATTTGAGGCTGATGAAAGAAAGCGagaatccagccctatcccaagaagggggaaaggtacgtataaaggggattcaaacaggggaaataatcagtacccccaagaaaaacagagctcggccagcatcataaaattcttaaacaccgctgtgccaaagttcactaaaaagggttcagcgcaaatagcatcccacatggagttgtatgaatccactatggactctttaaatctgtctgaagcagacagAATCAGATTCctcccatgggtttttgatgacagataccgccactatttcacctcatttaaggagcggggtatcattagatggcaagcagtttcacacgaagtgaagcttgagtttgggccgtatcgcactaACTCAGAAGCTaaacgagatgtgtatcgacttacttgtcgacccgatcagagcccccgagaattcctttccgtgctaaaaaactcttacagtttggcatatcggaatcctaactgggagtctcttgattttaaacaggcatattatgatgcattgcctacccaaataaagttaagcatggccaatgagttagacttcggaaactccctagagaaaatggttacctcagcgacACTGCTGTTCAACATCAGTGGGAGTTCCAACGTAAGTGGGAGGAACAACAGAAAGTACCCAGAACGCAGAGTAGATGAAACCAAAgtaaaagcggacctaaaccttgaatcccagcagaagaaaatacctcctgcaaaagtacctatccagcagggccaaagacagcaacaaaatCCAAATCAAAATAGGCCCCAACatcctaaagggtcagatagggatagCTCAGGCTCTGGAAACCAGGACTACCATCCTCGGTtcaatcgcaggtatcaaggataccagggttaccaaggaaaccagggtaGCCAGGGGTACAGAGGTTACCAGAgatatagagaaccccaggggtacagGCGTCCCCAAGGATATAGACGGtgggataaccgacccaggcagcagtgggaaaggagacaggacccacctaattcacctaggggtagatcatcccctaactcacctaggagtggatcacccgcagggaacagaAATGATCCCCggaaccagaaccctcgccgacctaaCAGGTTTGATCAACTTGTTGATCAAGTGAACAAACTAagtgacatgatgggtaagttggctcagggatctgcaggaagacagcatgaggattttttagctggggaggcagggcccagctctgccaacTAA